Genomic segment of Bicyclus anynana chromosome 7, ilBicAnyn1.1, whole genome shotgun sequence:
GGAGGGGGAGGTCTAGTTGGTAAAGTAAAGGGAACTTTGGGTGTAGAGTAAAAGTATCCAGTACTTCTATTATCTTCAACAATTGTAGAGTAAGTTGGCGGTCTGGTCGGGGGTCTTGTTGGGGGTGGTGGTGGCCTTCTGGTGGGTGGTGGTGTTGGAGGTGGGGTTGGTGGAGGAGGTCGCGTGGGTGGTGGAGTTGGTGGAGGAGGTCGCGTGGGTGGTGGAGTTGGTGGAGGAGGTCGCGTGGGTGGTGGAGTTGGTCTGGTAGGAGGAAGGTAAGTGGGAGGTTGAGTTGGTGAGGGTCTTGTGGGAGGTGGCGGAGGTCTCGTCGGGGGCGGAGTAGGCCTCGTAGGGGGTAGATAGGTTGGTGGTTGAGTTGGTGGTGGAGTAGGTCTTGTAGGAGGATTTGTGCGTAATGTAGGTGGTGGAGTAGGTCGCGTTGGTGGGAGGTAAGTAGGTGGTTGAGTTGGTGGGGGAGGTGGCCTGGTAGGAGGAGGAGGCCTTGTAGGTGGTGGGGTAGGTCTAGTAGGAGGAGGTGGTCTTGTAGGTGGTGGAGTAGGTCTAGTAGGTGGTAGATAAGTTGGAGGTTGCGTTGGTGGAGGTCTGGTTGGTGGTGGTGTAGGAGGTGGAGTAGGTCTCGTTGGAGGTAGGTAAGTAGGAGGTTGTGTTGGTGGTGGTCTTGTGGGCGGTTGTGTTGGAGGCGGAGTAGGTCTCGTAGGAGGAGGTGGCCTTGTAGGGGGTGGAGTAGGTCTTGTTGGTGGTAGGTAAGTAGGAGGTTGTGTTGGTGGAGGTCTGGTAGGCGGTGGCGTGGGTCTGGTAGGTGGAAGATATGTAGGAGGTTGAGTAGGAGGTAGTGTAGGTGGTGGGAAGGGTATCTTCGGAGTACTATAGACGTATCCAGTTGATGGTGGTGGAGGATTAGTTCGTGGAGGTGGGGGTCTTGTTGGAGGTGGCGGGGGTCTTGTGGGTGGAGGTGGTGGTGGTCTAGTAGGTGGTGGTGTTGGTGGTCTTGTAGGAGGAggaggtggtggtggtggtcttgtaggtggtggtggtggtctaGTAGGTGGTGGTGTTGGTGGAGGTGGTGGCGGCCGTGTTGGCGGAGGTGTCGGTGGTCTAGTTGGAGGTGGCGGTGGAGGAGGTGGTGGGGTCCTTGGTGGGGGTGGTGGGAAAGGAATACGAGGCTTTTCGTATACGTAACCTTCGAACTCTGTTGTAGGCTGTGGTGGTAGTGGCGGGCGGGTGGGTGGTGGTGGTGGCGGTCTTGTAGGTGGTGGAGATGGTGGTGGCGGTGGCCTAGTTGGTGGTGGAGGCGGAGGTGGTGGAGGTCTTGTTGGCGGCGGTGGTGGCGGTGGTGGCGGTCTCGTTGGCGGCGGTGGCGGCGGTGGTGGTGGCCTTGTTGGTGGTGGCGGTGGCGGCGGTGGTGGCCGATACGGTGGTAGGGTAGGCGGCGGCGGAGGCGGCGGTGGCGGTCTAGTCGGGGGCGGTGGCGGCGGGAACGGGATCTTGGGCTTCGGATAGAAGTACCTTTAacagaaatttattttttattaaccgacttccaaaaaggaggaggttctacgttcggctgtatgtatgtttttttaaccgacttccaaaaaggaggaggttctacgttcggctgtatgtatgtttttttttttatgtatgtccagcgataattccgtcaattatggaccgattttgaaaattctttttttgttttgaagggtttacttccagagtggtcccatttttttcatgtcaggatctgatgatggcatcctggaaaaattgaggggaactttcaaaagttgtagagacggctagtgcgtttgttagtgtttccataaggtattttaaaccactacaactttatgcaggtttggagttggtctgatgattgagccgaaacacagacgatggaactcgtcaaggatttacagcagtcaccttttgtttgggcttgattaatttgtattgatgagtactttccacctatatgggttgtgactgtatttaagggtctggtgatgaagacgaagcacagtgaagagaactcctcgacggttcacagtagctaccttgtgtttggacttgataattttgtattgataagaatttTCCACTTAggtaggttgtgactgtacacacgcagtaggtatgctaacactaaaaataaaaaattaaaaattttaataaaaaaaattcaaccgacttccatccaaaaaataactttaactaaaaagcaaaaaataacatcctacctatgtgctaccttctgatcagtttgaaggcggtgccaagccagtgtcgtgttttaattaaagctgtttctgaaagaaccacataaattttgtagtttaaacgtgtttaattaaaacatcactggcttggcaccgccttcaaactgatcagaaggtagcacataggtaggatgttattttttgctttttagttaaagttattttttgagttggaagtcggttgaattttttttattaaaattttgactGCAAGTTTCAACTACTTACATTGAGATTCGGTGGTTTTACTATACTTAACTATAAAGTTAAACTATGCTCGCTTtgccgacgaatggcggtatatttattcccacaggctagattatgaaATACCTCAgggcggtgtcgggcagcagggacatctgcgctgaccaacccgcatgcccagcggggtcagtactgggcaaaactttgtatggacaaCAAACACActacacagcccctagtccccggcagcccgctattcctggctctggcagcggatACGGTAACGGCTGGggaaggggtgttaagaatctccgccAGAGATTCCGCTACCAACaacgacgactagacctggcaacatacaacgcacgcactttgaggtccgacgaaaaggtcatcgagctggaagaagttataaaaaagctggaagaagttataaaaaagttgcactgggatgtcatggattgtctgaagtccgaagagggctcgataatccttgaatcggGCAACATTCTCTACTAGCGGGAGCATGTTGCTGGAGGTTAGGATAGCTAGTTATGGCACACGTGTGACATTGGTGGTACATACCCGTCCTCGTTGAGGTTAGCGCTGATAGGATCGCCCAGCACAGCGTAGTTCTGTGAGGAGTAGTTGGGGTCGGCGGACAGCTAGTTATGGCACACGTGTGACATTGGTGGTACATACCCGTCCTCGTTGAGGTTAGCGCTGATAGGATCGCCCATCACAGCGTAGTTCTGTGAGGAGTAGTTGGGGTCGGCGGACAGCTAGTTATGGCACACGTGTGACATTGGTGGTACATACCCGTCCTCGTTGAGGTTAGAGCTGATAGGATCGCCCAGCACAGCGTAGTTCTGTGAGGAGTAATTGGAGTCGGCGGACAGCTAGTTATGGCACACGTGTGACATTGGTGGTACATACCCGTCCTCGTTGAGGTTAGCGCTGATAGGATCGCCCAGCACAGCGTAGTTCTGTGAGGAGTAATTGGAGTCGGCGGACAGCTAGTTATGGCACACGTGTGACATTGGTGGTACATACCCGTCCTCGTTGAGGTTAGCGCTGATAGGATCGCCCAGCACAGCGTAGTTCTGTGCGGAGTAGTTGGGGATGGCGCGCGCCGGCCGGTCCGCGCGGCAGGTGTGGTACACCGCCAGCAGGACCACCGCTATGTGCAGTGACAGCCTCTGGGAATTGAAACAGCggcttgtttatttatatttttttattaccatcTGCCAACGTGCTATGTATAATATAGCTCGAGAGATGGTCAACATTTTTGAATAGGCatttgaggcaagctgaaaacTACTTTACGTCTTCAAAACTAATATAAATCTCAAGATATCTCTTTTCTTCATGTTATGTGATGGATTTTACATCCAGATGAATAACCACTCGTTGTGTAAATGCAATGAGTATTATCTTGCTATCTACATCATTGCTATTTTGATTTGTAGGGGGCAAGGAGTTTAGTTGAACTTTTCGTCGGGATTTTAGTGGATCTATGTCATGTTGCTGGGGAAAACAATAAGATATTTgttataaattcaatatttatggtattttaattgaaatatgaTGTTATGTCAATTTCAAATTCTCGCAAATTATTCTTATCTCTTgtcataatacataaaaataattcttgAACCTAAGTCAAGGAGGCTTTTCGTAACGCAACATCGTTTGGTTAACATGTTATTTGACCTGAGGTCAGCGGCAAATTATCAACCTATCAAATACCTACTCGTTTTACACGTTAACGACTATTTTCttgtaaac
This window contains:
- the LOC112045751 gene encoding uncharacterized protein LOC112045751; amino-acid sequence: MRLSLHIAVVLLAVYHTCRADRPARAIPNYSAQNYAVLGDPISANLNEDGYFYPKPKIPFPPPPPPTRPPPPPPPPPTLPPYRPPPPPPPPPTRPPPPPPPPPTRPPPPPPPPPTRPPPPPPPPPTRPPPPPSPPPTRPPPPPPTRPPLPPQPTTEFEGYVYEKPRIPFPPPPPRTPPPPPPPPPTRPPTPPPTRPPPPPPTPPPTRPPPPPTRPPPPPPPPTRPPTPPPTRPPPPPPTRPPPPPTRPPPPRTNPPPPSTGYVYSTPKIPFPPPTLPPTQPPTYLPPTRPTPPPTRPPPTQPPTYLPPTRPTPPPTRPPPPTRPTPPPTQPPTRPPPTQPPTYLPPTRPTPPPTPPPTRPPPTQPPTYLPPTRPTPPPTRPPPPTRPTPPPTRPPPPTRPPPPPTQPPTYLPPTRPTPPPTLRTNPPTRPTPPPTQPPTYLPPTRPTPPPTRPPPPPTRPSPTQPPTYLPPTRPTPPPTRPPPPTPPPTRPPPPTPPPTRPPPPTPPPTPPPTRRPPPPPTRPPTRPPTYSTIVEDNRSTGYFYSTPKVPFTLPTRPPPPPTTPRVITPPPTTRRPLPPSTYLPPTRPPPPPTPPPTRSPPPPTQPPTRPPPPPTPPPTRPPPPPTPPRTRPPPPPTPPPTRPTYLPPTRQPPTRPPPPPTQPTYLPPPTTRRPPPPTRPPPPPTTRPPPTTRPPPPPTTRPPPPPTTKPPPPPTTRPPTYSTIVPEFRTTGYYYPTPKVPFTIPTRPPTNPPIYIPPSTTRPPYVPPSTTRPPYIPPSTTRPPYIPPSTIRPPYIPPSTTRPPYVPPSTTRAPPIYIPPSTTLSPVYITPPTTRRPPYVPPVTTKAPFTTRPPFVPDQGYFYDKPLVPFVF